CACCTTAATAATTTTTGGCGAATTGCCAAAGTGGGGCTAAGGACTTTATACAACTTTTGGCCTCATCACAGCACACCGTAGTGTGAACCTGAGAAACTGTGAACCTAAGAAACTATATACAATTTCTGCGCTACCTGTTTGCTCAAGTGGGCCTGTTTCAACCGCGCTTTCCGAAGCTTCCTAGTTGCATGGCAAATTGCCACCGTCCCATTGACCTTGCTTCAGCAGCCTAAGAAGTCTTCTTGTGTCCATCTCATTTGTACTCTGTTCTCTTGTCTCTCTGCTTGATCTTGATCTTTCTTGTTGACGATACCAGATAGCAGAAGGCGGCGGAAGAGACGGCATTCTGTGAGTTCAGAGAGCAATGGATCAGCAAAACAAGGTGATGCAGAGAGCTCCTTCCATCTCATCTTGCTTCCCAGAGAGATTTTCTGGTGTTTCACCAAGAGATGAGCATGAGAATGTGCATGAGAAGCGGCAACACCATCACCAGTGGCCCATGAAAGCCGCTGCTCTTCACGCCCTTCCGCAACCCCCATTGGCATTCAAAGCTCCAGTTGATAAGCATCTCATCGTGGAAGAGAAGCTTCAACCCCACCATGCACCACCGCCACCATCATCTTCTGCTTCTCCTCCTCATCACCATGTGCTGCCGTCTAGCAGCAAATTGAATGAAGCAGCTGCGCCCGATAAGCCAGTTTCAGCTCCTCTCCCGCCAATTCCTTCGTTTCCCCACTTTGGTAATGACTTGATCATAATTTCTCTGATACTCCCTTGTGTTTGAACTGTTGGAAGTGGAGGGAGAGGACAGGATATAAGATTGGAGAAGATCTCTCTTTTGCAGACCGTCGCTAATCAATCTGAACAGATGTTTAAGTTATTAGACGCGGGTAATTATCCAATATTTCAGTGCTTTAAGCTATTTAGGAAGTGCACTAACTTTGATAACATGATCTCTCAAATGTTAAAgtctcccttttttctttctaaggTTGCAATCGAGTAAGTAGGTTCAAGCATTAATCTAGTCTCGTCCATCCTGGCCGTACACTGCTCTTAGTCCTCCTACATTAGTTAGTTTTCTGCACTTTTAAGTGGTCTAGTGGTCTTGTAGAGCTATGCCGCCGATTATTCGATGTTTTTATGCCTTTTATTATTAACTGGAAGACCAGCATGTGACTAGTTTGAATGGTATCTCGAAGCGTGTTATACTTCAGGAATTAGAGAACCATACTCGACTGTGTTTCGATTGATGATAGCATCATTTGGCACATTTCTTTCAGCCTTTTTCTCTGGGCTCAGGCAAATTCAGTCTCTTTGCTCTTTAGAACTCTCAGAAGCCATCGCATAACATCTGAAGCGCTTAATGACAGGGAAAATTTTCTCCCAGAGAACATACACGCCTTTGTATAATGCTGCAATGAAAGGCCATTGGGAAAGTGCAGAGAAGTTCTTACGATCACATCCCGGGGCTATAAATGTCAGGATCACGAAGGAAATGGACACGGTTCTTCACATTGCTGCCGGGGCCAAACACACCAATTTCGTAGAGGAAGTGGTCAAGATGATGAGCCCCACAGATTTAGCATTGCGGAACAAGAGAAATAATACGGCTCTTTGTCATGCTGCCGCATCTGGTGTTACCAAAATCGCGGAGACAATGGTCAATAAGAATAGGGACTTACCTGGGATGAGGGGCCATAAGGGAATGACACCTCTTTATTTTGCAGCATTGTTTGGACACGGGGACATGGTTTCCTATTTGTTCAGAGTGACAGATGATGAGCATCTAACTGAAGAGGACTACGTGACGGTACTCCTTGCTACAATCAACAATGATTTGTTTGGTGAGGAAAATTCAATTGATTCACGCTCGAGCATTGCTTGGATATAAATTTTTGGAATAACATCTGTCCTATCAATACTCACAGACCTAGCTCTTACCATACTTTGGAGAAAACCAGAATTAGCTACTCTTCGAGATCATAATGGAATGActgcattgcatattttagctCAGAAGCCTTCGGCGTTTGCCAGCACAAGCTCATTGGAATCCTGGCAGAGGATACTTTATCCATGTAGGCATCGAATTGCTCtgaaattttcatatatattaTTCTCCAACATATATGTACATAttttctgtgtgtgtgtgtccgaTGTTTGCCTTTTAGATTAGGAGATGGCTGTACTTTCATGAACTTTGCCTTTTTGACCTCCCTAAAATGATGTTGGTCTAATATCCTCTCAGTGATTCGCGTGGAAGAAAAATATAAGGTGGGGTTCCCTTCAGGACTCGTCATGAGCGACATTAGCCACACAAATCAAGGTTTGTCATCAACCTTTTGTCTACAAGGCATGCTAATCCACACAAGAAAATTATGACGGCTAGCAAAAATCGTCTAAGAGACAGTAGGTTCAGCTGAGGTCATGATGAGTCTATTTCTTTGTGAAACTTATGCAGTGTCTCTCTACTTACTCGAGAAGCTTTGGTGTGTGGTGGAGTTAATAGGTAGGTGGCGCAAGAACATTGTTGCTGTTTTCCCTGGAAAAAGTTCATTTCTCTTATTGAGTTCAATTTATAGTGCCAGGAATCAAGGCAGTTCATGAGAAAAAGACTATGCATATGCAAGCGCTACAGTTGGTGAAGCTGTTGTGCGAGCAGGTTTCATCACTGGAGGACTCCACAATTGCGGATCTTTTAACACATCCCTCGCAGCCGTTGCTCATTGCAGCAGGGTTCGGCATAGTTGAGCTTGTGACTGAGCTTGTTTGCTCTAATCCTGATTTGATATGGAAAGTTGATGAGCAAAGCCGTAACATTTTCCATGTTGCGGTTATGTACCGCCGAGAAAAGATATTTGGCCTCATTCATGATCTCGGGGCGCATAAAGATATGATCACTACCTACAAAGACCCCACCAACGATCACAACTTGTTGCATTTGGCGGGAAAGATGGCACCTCTGGACCAACTTAACAGCGTGTCTGGGGCAGCTCTTCAGATGCAGCGGGAACTTCTATGGTTCAAGGTATTGTCACTCTTTATCTCAGCTCTCGGCTATTTCCTTGAGAGAATGTGATTTCTAGGATTCAGATTGTCTCATGTCTTGTTGTTGCCGCCATACTGTCCTGTTTTGAACATGTCGAGTATTCGTTTCAATTAGATAGTTGCTGTAATTGCTCtgacatttttcttttagaTTAGTATTGGTTGGTCCTCATCTTGAAATATTGAAGCAGGACCCATCCAATCTAATCTACGAACAGGAACATAACACGGGAGGAGTTCTTAACTGGGTATGTGACAGTTTTTTCTTCTGTGCCTTAATTCTAGGAAGTGGAGAAAACTGTACACCCTTTATCAAAGCAGATGAGGGACAAAAACGGCCGAACACCGAGAATGTTATTCACGGAAGAGCACAGGGCTCTGGTCAAAGAAGGAGAGGACTGGATGAAAAGCACCGCTTCATCCTGCATGCTTGTTTCCACGCTAATCACCACTGTGATGTTCGCCGCTATCTTCACGGTTCCAGGAGGAACAGACAACAAGGGCTTACCTATTTTATTGGGATCAAATGCCTTCATAACGTTCGCCATATCAGATGCATTCGCGCTGTTCTCTTCGGTCACATCCATACTCATGTTCTTGTCCATCCTCACCTCGCGCTATGCTGAGGAAGATTTTCTCGAATCCTTACCGAAAAGACTAATCATCGGCCTTACCACCCTGTTTCTTTCTATAGCATCCATGCTTATTGCATTTAGCGCTACCTTTTTCATAGTACTTGGATGCCGATTGGCGTGGATTCTTGTACCGATTGCCTTAGCTTCGTGCATACCGATTACCTTATTTgcctttcttcattttccccttCTTGCTGATATGCTACGTTCTTCTTATGGAACTGGCCTATTCGCAAGAGAAGCCACAATCACCCTTTGTTAGTTCATCATAAAGCTTGCATTGAGAACCAGAGAATAGCTTTATCAAAGTGAAGCATGAACGATTTGTCTCGATATCAAGTCAAATTGAGCCTTTTTTGTTGAAACGCCAGTCATGGGAATCGTCCGGAACATCTGTACCGTAATGCTTCGATACCCCATATCTCTCAATTCTCCACCTTCAACTTCAACTTCAACAACCACATGGCCAAAGATAAACTTCAATCTCCACATTGCTTCCCAAACCATGATGACGACCTCCGGTACCAGCACCATCTCTCCAGGGCCCAGCCAATAGTGCACGCCTGAGGAGCTCGTCCCCAGTGAGGCTGTGGCGACGAGGACGCTTGTCTGGTCGCACGACCCAGGTGAGCTCCGGCCTTACCTGGTGTTTTGGGGGAGGGGGATGGGAGGGGAATCTATGGTCAACAGTCCCAAGTACTGGCAGTTCTTTCGGTGGAATGTGCTCTTTCTATTGTGAAATTACTTGCTGAACACGCTCTTTTACCAGTTATCAAATTCGTTACCTTCGCTCCCATGAGTAAATCAATGCTGTTTTTCCTGTCGAATCTGTCAGAAAGCTATAGCAGAATGAGAATAATGAATTTGTGGACTAGATAGAACACCACTGAGCATCAAGAGTTTAGAGCAAAGATGCTAGCTGAttgtatttcctttttgttcttatGGCCCTTGTCTGAGCTTGTTCAGGAACCTTCCCGTGTGACTGCTCTAGGCTGGTATCCTGAACAGGTACATTACCTTGATCAGATTGCATATCTTATGTTGGGTAGCTTTTACTGGTGTCATGGAGACAGACCTGCAGGCTGAAGGATTTGGCCAAAGGACCGTCTGATGGATCACCTTGGAACGGCTGATAGATCTACCGGGCGAATGGGTCGGCTGAAGGACTGTTTACTCTTCGTGTGGATGCTAGTCAGGCCGGCTGAATCACATAAATTGTGACGGTGAAGAGCAAAGGACGACGCAAGTGGCGTAACTCTAGTGCAGTTTCACTTCAGTTGATCACTGAGTGCCACTTCTCCAAAAAAATCGACCACTTCAGTGTCATGGACGATTTGTGTGGCtggaaaatctgatgtggcatcATTTTTAACGTTAAACGTCCAACGTGGCTCGCGAGGAAACTGGAAAAACAATTGCTTTGCtcttgatttcttcttttttccttcgatTTTTctgctcgttttttttttttttccctaaggaAGATGAATTCCAATGTTCCAGCTAACCTCCATTGATGAAGCACAGAGTGTCAAAACAGAGACGAAACTCGGTGAAGCTCACGTGGGTTATCGACATATGGAGCTCCCCCGATGCTGTAAGAggtcataaaaaagaaaaaattgacactgAAGTGAGCGTTGCACGAAAAATTATCACTTGTAATGGttctttctcaattttgaaGGGTCTGCACTATTGTCCTAAAAGTAGACGTGGCTTGAATGAGTGACTATGCCTTTTTGGGTTCTTTTTCCACATGCTTGGAAGACGTCTATTCTGATTGCTGAGATGATTTGGCGCATCTCCACTGTTCGTGGATTTATTTTGCTGTAAAGAGATTGAGAttgcattttctaattttcgaaattttcctcCGACGAAACTGGCTTGTTTAACTACAACTTTATGATCCTCTCTTATAAGTTGTCTAGGTCCTGGGCAAGACCTTAAAAGGCTTAAAATGAGACCGGGGAAGGAACTCTCCGGTGTAGGGGAAGGATGTCCCCGTAAGTTTTCtttgaattctctctctctggggaAGAAAAACATTTGGAGGGAACTTAGAGGCGATAGCTGGGGAATGTAGATCCCAAGTCGACTTATTTCAGCGACTACCTGGTATGCTGGTATGGTAGCCAACCATTCCGGGAGCCATGCTGGGAGCTTGCTCCAGATCCTCCACTAACAAGAGCTGAGCTTTGTGTTAGATTTTGGTGCTCACAGACCATTTGGAGGGTCAAAAGAAGAACATAAGTAAAGTCTGATCTCCTCACCAGCAGTTGAAAATGTCAGTAGATTTTGCCTGACTTCCGGTGGAATTTCCCCCTTTAATCTCCTGGAAAGCACAAATCTGACAGGCTACACTCCGAGAcatttgaaagaacaaataatgccacgtcggatttccagACTTGTGGTGGATTTTCCCCCTTTTAATCTCCTAGAAGTCATATTGAAACTCACTAAGCGTTGCGATAACATGAAATCATTGACCAAATTTTTGTTCAGCCCTCTCTTGAACTCCTTGTCTTTTATTAAGagggaaaatatgaaaagaagaagtatttttattgttataaatGGATAAAGAGTAAAGACGAGGAAAATACTCTTTTATTCCCCTAATTCCCAAATTTTGATACCTATTATTCCGTAGATGGTTCGAATTCGAGATCCCTAACGGAGGCGAgtctcgacaaaaaaaaaaaaaaagtcggccAAGTGTCCATAGTATTTCAATTGCATGTAGAAATGAAAGAGCATTGCATTTGATTAGTAATTAGGCATAAGTTTTTCAATAAACCAGCATTTGACTTTTTCATCAAAATCTGAACAGATGAACTCTATataaagctataaaaaaaaaaaaacatcgttAAAAAAGTGACATTTTTAGCACAGGCGTGTAGGTTTCGGCCTTTAGGTTTCGAATTTTCGCAGACGATTGACCCTTCGGTCAAATCGTAGAATTTACCATTTGACAATGCATTAGATGTTTATTAGTATCTAAATTTTTTACTCTAGATATTCAATTGGGGGACAATGAGTTTAAAAAAACCTCGAGTtcgattaaaataatttcaaccTACGAAGTTTTAACCATTTAGAGCAAAATATTTGGCACGGTAAAATTGGCATTGCTTAGGCTCGCACATTTCAAGATTGCGACACCTGGCGCAATCAcgtaaaaaccctaaagaataatagattaatattatgaaaaaacctcaaactggtatatccgtgataaatttatcccaaattattttttacctaGCAATGGGACTTATTTGCAATGTCTTACACTGCAACACATCAGATGGGCTTTGCAATACTGAGTAATTTGCTCACTACGTCTTTTCTCCATCTTCCTCTCTCTGTATAGGTGTGCCCTGTTTGCCTGACAAATCCCAAGAACATGACGTTCGGTTACGGTCACATGGTGAAGCTTCTCCAAAGTGTTCTTCGCTGTCGTTTAACTAGAGCTCTCCTTGCTAGGATTACTGATGCAGTGAACATGATTAATTGCAGACTTGCAGAGAATGCGAACGGAGATTGTCCAGTTGTCCGATATGCGGGCAGCCAATCACCAGCAGGCTCAGACTGTACACGTGATTACTCCTCCAGGAtgaaaaaaacacacacacacacactggCTGCACTTCTGTTGAGCCTCAGGAAGATATTTAAGGTTAAAGCGACTGTTCAATGTACAAAGATGGACACAGAGATTTTATGTACGTATGTATGAGTACTAGATGCTGGCCCATCCCCTGAAACCCATTGCATGGCAGAGGAAGATCCCTTCATGTCAGTCTATTCATTAAAAAGAATTGATTCCATACATTCATCTCAACTTAGGGCATTTTCTCCTGTCATCAACGCGTTAAGTGTAAAGATCTTGCGAGGGACGCATCATAAGAGTCCAAGGACAAGGATTGGAAACAAGGGTAAAACTCACGGGATGATTTATAACATGCCACAAGGCTGACCAAGTTGATCTAATTTGTTGTTCGAAACCTTCAGTCTACACAATGACACCACACAGATCATAGTTGATGAATCCTGTTCCCCCTTTCCATGTTAGCTTCACAGTTCATAGTTGAGTGAAAAAAGTTGAGGCAAGGAGTGTGAAACGGTTAGCGGAAAGTGTACACAAATGAATTGACAAGTGATCGTATCACTCAAACTGCTTGTAATGGCTCCATATAATACAAATAAACCTATACATGCACGTTTGATGGCTGCGAGACAATGACAAGCTTTGAGCATCTTGTCTTCCGTGGACTTTCTCTTTCATAGAGTGCATTGGGCTTTTAAGCTCTGATTTTCATATGCGGAAGTTTCGCAAAATACTATTTAACATGTGGTGTACACTGTTCCAGGTGTTTCATGGCCTCTTTGCATATTatgagtttttcttctttttcagatTGTAACCGGGAGTAATCCAGCCATCCTTTTCAAGACACATCCTAACATCCACAAAGAGTTATTCAACAGTGAGAGTATTCTAAGCCTAAAAGATCCAAACCGGCCTTTTCCAACTGGTCAAGCTGGTGATGCTGCAGGTGTAGGTCTTCTGAAGTGGAGAATGCAAAGTACTGATGAGTCTATGGTGCCTCTGTCAAGTAGGTTAATATCTCTGATGTTTATTAACATCAAATCTATTGTTCTGTAACTAACATGCAATTATCGTTGCAGTAAATTGCTGGCCTTCTGTTTCTGGAAATGAAACTTATGTAAGCATTGAATGTTTGATTTGAGAAATGTTGTGATTTCCGTACCACTTCCAGCTCTCAGAGAAGCCCCGAATGTGAGGCAGATTGATGGCGAGTGGAGGTGATTTTCTGatctatttatgtttttttttttaattaatatccTCGCACAGCATAGATGATAGTGCAGAAGAAAGAATAAGAATTTTGGGGAAACCCTTGGCCTTACAAACGGTTCTTAAAGATTGGCCCCTTATTTATTTTAGTCTGtgatcttttaaaaaatgaagtgtCACTcccttatttttcattttgtactATATTCATACTTGACCCTCAGTTGCCCAATCAATAATGAAATTGCTAGTTGTCAGTAGGCGCAGCACCTTTGTTATGTTCATTTACTAGTCACAGAGGCGTTTTTAATCTCTTGCAGATATGACTCTAGAAATTCCATCTTGGAGTGGTCAATCGTTCTTATTGACAATTCAAACCGCAGGTCGGGCCTAATTTTTCTGCTCTAtagcttttttctatttttatgctGGAGTATTTCCATTCTCATGAGTCATATGACCTTTCACTAAACACTCTTGAACTGTCAGCAGTGGCTCAATGGAGTTTGTTGTTCCCCCGGCAGATTCTTCTGTATTTTTCCCCATATCTGTGCAGTTCTCAGCTACTAGCACATTTAGTGACTTAAAGGTTTGTTGTAATAGTTCTGTTTcttctgaaaataattttcagttgATTCCTTTATTCTTCTTGCTTTTAGTTCATTTACTTCTCATCAAATGATTGGATTGTAATATATTCTTATCTCGTCAGGTTGTGAATATCT
This sequence is a window from Rhodamnia argentea isolate NSW1041297 chromosome 3, ASM2092103v1, whole genome shotgun sequence. Protein-coding genes within it:
- the LOC115733505 gene encoding ankyrin-3-like isoform X2, which encodes MDQQNKVMQRAPSISSCFPERFSGVSPRDEHENVHEKRQHHHQWPMKAAALHALPQPPLAFKAPVDKHLIVEEKLQPHHAPPPPSSSASPPHHHVLPSSSKLNEAAAPDKPVSAPLPPIPSFPHFGKIFSQRTYTPLYNAAMKGHWESAEKFLRSHPGAINVRITKEMDTVLHIAAGAKHTNFVEEVVKMMSPTDLALRNKRNNTALCHAAASGVTKIAETMVNKNRDLPGMRGHKGMTPLYFAALFGHGDMVSYLFRVTDDEHLTEEDYVTVLLATINNDLFDLALTILWRKPELATLRDHNGMTALHILAQKPSAFASTSSLESWQRILYPLIRVEEKYKVGFPSGLVMSDISHTNQVSLYLLEKLWCVVELIVPGIKAVHEKKTMHMQALQLVKLLCEQVSSLEDSTIADLLTHPSQPLLIAAGFGIVELVTELVCSNPDLIWKVDEQSRNIFHVAVMYRREKIFGLIHDLGAHKDMITTYKDPTNDHNLLHLAGKMAPLDQLNSVSGAALQMQRELLWFKDPSNLIYEQEHNTGGVLNWVCDSFFFCALILGSGENCTPFIKADEGQKRPNTENVIHGRAQGSGQRRRGLDEKHRFILHACFHANHHCDVRRYLHGSRRNRQQGLTYFIGIKCLHNVRHIRCIRAVLFGHIHTHVLVHPHLALC
- the LOC115733505 gene encoding ankyrin repeat-containing protein NPR4-like isoform X1, which translates into the protein MDQQNKVMQRAPSISSCFPERFSGVSPRDEHENVHEKRQHHHQWPMKAAALHALPQPPLAFKAPVDKHLIVEEKLQPHHAPPPPSSSASPPHHHVLPSSSKLNEAAAPDKPVSAPLPPIPSFPHFGKIFSQRTYTPLYNAAMKGHWESAEKFLRSHPGAINVRITKEMDTVLHIAAGAKHTNFVEEVVKMMSPTDLALRNKRNNTALCHAAASGVTKIAETMVNKNRDLPGMRGHKGMTPLYFAALFGHGDMVSYLFRVTDDEHLTEEDYVTVLLATINNDLFDLALTILWRKPELATLRDHNGMTALHILAQKPSAFASTSSLESWQRILYPLIRVEEKYKVGFPSGLVMSDISHTNQVSLYLLEKLWCVVELIVPGIKAVHEKKTMHMQALQLVKLLCEQVSSLEDSTIADLLTHPSQPLLIAAGFGIVELVTELVCSNPDLIWKVDEQSRNIFHVAVMYRREKIFGLIHDLGAHKDMITTYKDPTNDHNLLHLAGKMAPLDQLNSVSGAALQMQRELLWFKEVEKTVHPLSKQMRDKNGRTPRMLFTEEHRALVKEGEDWMKSTASSCMLVSTLITTVMFAAIFTVPGGTDNKGLPILLGSNAFITFAISDAFALFSSVTSILMFLSILTSRYAEEDFLESLPKRLIIGLTTLFLSIASMLIAFSATFFIVLGCRLAWILVPIALASCIPITLFAFLHFPLLADMLRSSYGTGLFAREATITLC